A stretch of DNA from Ricinus communis isolate WT05 ecotype wild-type chromosome 4, ASM1957865v1, whole genome shotgun sequence:
GATGAAGAAATTCTCGCTAAACAACCTAAGAATAGACGTCTTTTAGTCCAGTTCAGTGTCAAATAGACAGAGATTATGTGAAAATATTTATCCTTTATTTCAGCGTTTAAGAGTGTGTTTTTAAAGAGTTAAGGATCATATATGTCCCGAAAAAAAATAAGGCTCTAATGTGACAAAATGGCTAAATTTTGGGATCATATTTGAGCCTTTTCCCCATTCTAATTTATCCTACAATTAGAATTTAAGATGGTAGATCCTAGATTTCCATTCGGCAGCTGTATTCtgaatgaaaattttatgagGAAGCAAATTTAATCAGAAGATATTCACCTCCAAATTTAACTTTCTTTATAATGCGAAATTATGCAGCAATTTTAAGTGTATTTATATAACAAATGATGCATAAGAGAAACTGCGTCACAAGAATTGTAAGGTTTACATTACGAAGTTcaattttaaacaaaagatTAAGTCCATAAAACGATCGTGAAAGATTACAAATTAGAAgctcaattaaatttaagtgCTTGCTTATGCTTCATTGTTGCTCTAGGTGTGTCTGTGtattgagagagagagagagagagagagagagagagagagagagctgcTCATACCATTCTGGCAGCATGCATTTCCATCATAAAAGCTTCTTGTGAATTTCTAACTGGTAGCTCATTCACCTGTCATGAGTAAGCATGCTTTTGTGTAAATTTTACATCCACGTATGAAAGTAACTGTCTGGAGATTGAAGAAATGGATCTACTTCTATGAATGCAATAAGGAGAAGATATTGAaaagttctttaaagaaaCAAGCAAGTCAGCTGTACGGCTTCTAATAAAATTGGGATTTTAATGTTCATTTTTAGTTATACCTTTAAGCTCTAATCTAAGATCCATTTTGTTTACAAAGCCCAGGACCTTCGTTGCAgctatttatttgtttctagACTTGCAGCAATGTCTGGGATTCAATCGATAGCAATCAAAGGAGATCACTGCCCCTATCAGATCAAGAAACCATGAGTtacaaaaaaggaaataaacagaaaaagaacTGAAGAGTGAGGAAAATCGGTTTCAGTCTTTCAGATGAGCTCCATGGTATCAGAAGTAAATGTAATAGGAATTCTTTTAATCAAGGTACATAAACTAGATACTGCAAATGAACCAAAGTTGAGGATGCCGAAGCATTGATAAGGAAGTCACTTGTTGAGAAATGCATAATTTACTTGAActctttgtttgtttatttgatAGAGTTTAACATTTTGCAACTAGCAAGCTGCAGGTGAAGTAATCATTCAGCCatgaaattgaatttcaaGATAGCACTAGCAAGATGGTTTTGTTCTATAGGCATTATGTACTTGGGGAAAAAATGACCTTAGAATTAGTTCCTAAGAGAAAGACAGGCAGAACCCACTGAATCTTCCTCTACTATGAAATAGAATGAGGAAGTAAAGGCAAGGTTCAGAAAGATACAAGTTAGACTTGCTAATCATATCATCTATTTCTGACTATGAACCACTCATATTCCAATTACTTTAGTTATGGTTCAACTATGCAGATGATTTGCCGATTGCCATCACTGTGCCAAGCACATGCTAGTTTGTGAAGGAGATTTCTTTTGATATTCATAGATTTTCAGGGCAATCTTTAGCTAAATTACAAGGTGATAACTTTGCATgtacaataaattataatgaCAGAAACAAGACACAAAAAACATCTTCAACCTCTTGTAACAATTTAAGCTCAAGAAAAATTGGAATATGCTTTATAAGAAAGATTAAAGCAGCTCAAGAACCCAAGAATTCATGATAAGTCATTTCTGAATCCAAAATGGGAAAAACacaaatcaaaaaatttaagtaataAAAGACCAAAGTACCCGGAGAACTATCAGTACAAAAGCATATAAGAAGcagttataatttatattaacaatGGATTGAAgaagttaaagaaaaagaagattaaaACTATCATGGAGCAACAAAggaaattaaacaaaaaaggaaaaaagaaaagaaaggaatacCCCGGCGACATTGACAAGGTGAGTGAAATTGTCAACAATGTTTGCAATATCTGTTTCCACTCTCTGCATCAAAGATTTCTGCTTTTGTGCAGCTGCTGTTGCTGCCGCCGCTGTCGGCCCACTTCCCGCTCCTCCAGCACTCCCACTTCCTACTCCACCTTTATTCATTCTTGCTTGGCAAACTAAACTGATCCAAAACCCatcaagttaaaaaaaaaaaaaaaagaagaatttagGAAAAGGAGACAGTACGAACCAAGGTGCATTTACAGAGACCTTCTACACCAATAACAGCTATAAATCAGACTGGCATAGACCAAAGACCCGCAATTTCTGTTCTTTCTGTAAAGATTTTCTTTACAGGTGAGAAcccataattatttatttaacattGTTATTTACTTTTGCATACAAGGGGTAAGCATCAGTCAATTTGGTACGATCCATAAGTAGCCAAAACCAAATTAAATGGGATTTTTAAATGAGCTAACCTAACTTGATTTACAAATAGCCAAAACCAAATTAAACGATTTCCACAAATTGATAATGAATTCAGCAGTGTAATTGAGCTAATCTAACCCATGAACTACTTAAGATTGTCTATATTTTGATATCCTGTGATATAAGGAGTGCACTTGAGAACTAGCTCAAGTGGTAAGAGCATTTGCTCTTGGAAGGTGGAAGTTCTGAGTGCAAGTCCTCACTTCTGCCTTAGGTAAATTTTCGTCATTATGAAGAATGTTATTGCTTGGGATTGAGATTGCCAAAACACTTGCTCTAGTTCAACCAAGTTGAGTTCAAGTGTTTCATTGAGTCTTAAGTTCTAGGTCCAAATATGAAGCCTGATCTAGCTTGTATTGAGTTTTCAGCTTCAACTTTTAGTAAAAGCTCGAAGGTGGTGGTGTTTCGACTACATTTTATCACACCCCTAGCAAAACTGAAACAGGTTCGAGAATAGAATCGAATTAAACCAAATGAAACCAGTTCACCTCAATTCAGTTGTTCAGTTTTGAAACTTTTAGGTCCATTTTTTTTACTGGGTTCATTTCAAAAACCAAACATATGAACTCAACTAAGCCTTTGCAAGATAGAGTGACAGAATTACGCTTACTATCTACTAAATAAACCAGAATTTTAACAGAAAAGTAGATATATACAAGTGAGTGAGAGGCCTACTAAATTCTAATTGTACCAATAGAGTGATaaagaaaatcctaaaaaagGACCAATCATGCCCACACAACTCATACTTGTTAAAGTTTTTGtcttgaaattgaaattttttaagaaattaaaaattagagaagCAAAATCATGATTTCAATGAAATGAGAGAGCAAAGGCAAAGATAATAGACAAAACCACCTGCTTATATTTTTGAACGACGGAGACAACAACACAGTTGGATGCCGGACAAGTGAGAAATGGAAGATCAGCAGTCACTGAGCACTGAGTTCTTTATCTGTGCTTGATTTGGTTAATTCGGAATTATTTACGCAATTTTTTTATCCAGTTTGCTGAGAAAACTCgaaatttcattttcaattgGAAACTGGAATACATATTTgctaaattagaaaattattaaatctgcttttcaaagaaaaatttaaataattaaatataatctttattttctaaatcaaaatttatctaaatatatctaaaattaacgtttaaatttttttaatacaataattttaatatatatataatttttaaaaatttactacttactttctatattttagtatattatattaaattttttaatatttaaatatatattttataattttacactaaaaatttataccgacaatatttttattaaataatcaaattttatggcTAAAGTGCTAATcgatttctaaaatttaaaattaatgggcatttagctcaaattttaattttcttatcaatttatatatcaatttgataaaaatgtcaattcaatttaatcaaaatacttatttaatataaaaagttcaATTAGTCCTTATACTTCATATtgaatcttaaattatattaaactaaattcttattaagttaaaagaaaaacatttaattatagcataatttattcatattatttaataaaaaataattagattatatttttaattaaaagttttaatttaaaaaatattatagaactcatataaaattatacaaaaattaggtcaaatttattaaataaaatatgtgttatatttaattttattatttttttaatgtgtatttaattcttatttattaagttattgtagttaaattacaatttttaagttttagatttaatttttataatgtattatgtaattttttttatttttttcaatagaAGTCAATAGAAGAAGAGTACGGAAATTAGCaagtagtatatatatattatcttttaactTATCGAATAAGTTAATGAATAGAGTAGTATGCTCAATTGGAagtttttattgtatttatgGCTACATGATTGgaatttatattatgtttaattAGTGATGAATAAGTAATTATGATATGTAAAATTGATTGGTATATTAATAGAGCAGTACGACGgacatgttatttttatgatttgtaTCATGGACATGTTAAATAAATGGAACAATACACACACATGTTAAATATGCTGTGGATGTAGATGTGTATTGTATTTGTGGCTATATTTGGAATATCTTTTACTTAGGAGCTACACCTGTTTTATCggaggtatatatatattataagagAGATTCAATCGAAATTTCGGTAAAATTTAgagataaaagaatatttct
This window harbors:
- the LOC8270233 gene encoding mediator of RNA polymerase II transcription subunit 22b isoform X2, translated to MNKGGVGSGSAGGAGSGPTAAAATAAAQKQKSLMQRVETDIANIVDNFTHLVNVAGVNELPVRNSQEAFMMEMHAARMDLHLLMTM
- the LOC8270233 gene encoding mediator of RNA polymerase II transcription subunit 22b isoform X1, which produces MNKGGVGSGSAGGAGSGPTAAAATAAAQKQKSLMQRVETDIANIVDNFTHLVNVAGVNELPVRNSQEAFMMEMHAARMVQAADCNIFRICIS